The Crocinitomicaceae bacterium genome includes a region encoding these proteins:
- the trpC gene encoding indole-3-glycerol phosphate synthase TrpC, which yields MTTLEHIIAHKKQEVDLKKTLYPVKLLETSVYFNTDAVSLKKYLLRSDKSGIIAEYKKQSPSAGVINQYADIEKISIGYMQAGACALSVLTDKKYFGGSNEDLTQARKFNYCPILRKDFVIDKYQILEAKSIGADAVLLIASVLSHDEIEKLIQFAHELKLEVLLEIHDEAEIEKIHHNADVIGINNRNLKNMTTDIQHSISLIKKIPDEFVIISESGIARPEDALKLREAGFHGFLIGTEFMMHARPHEACRDFIHTYNQLLQS from the coding sequence ATGACAACACTTGAACATATTATCGCGCATAAAAAACAAGAGGTGGATTTGAAAAAAACCTTGTATCCGGTGAAATTACTTGAAACATCAGTTTATTTCAATACGGATGCTGTTTCACTGAAAAAGTACTTGCTGCGTTCTGATAAATCAGGAATTATTGCAGAGTATAAAAAGCAATCACCTTCAGCCGGAGTAATCAATCAGTATGCAGATATTGAAAAAATTTCTATTGGATACATGCAGGCTGGTGCTTGTGCTTTATCTGTATTAACTGATAAAAAATATTTTGGAGGTTCAAACGAAGATTTAACGCAGGCACGCAAATTTAATTATTGCCCAATTCTCAGAAAAGATTTTGTGATTGATAAGTACCAGATTCTTGAAGCCAAATCAATAGGGGCTGATGCGGTATTGTTGATCGCGTCTGTGCTTTCACATGATGAAATTGAGAAACTTATTCAATTTGCACACGAACTAAAGTTAGAAGTTTTGCTTGAAATTCATGATGAGGCTGAAATTGAAAAGATTCATCATAACGCTGATGTGATTGGAATTAATAATCGGAATTTGAAAAACATGACAACGGATATTCAACATTCCATCTCGTTGATTAAAAAAATTCCGGATGAATTTGTGATTATTTCTGAGAGTGGAATTGCACGACCTGAGGATGCCTTGAAATTGAGAGAAGCAGGCTTTCATGGATTTTTAATTGGCACTGAATTTATGATGCACGCTCGTCCGCACGAGGCTTGCCGTGATTTTATTCATACGTATAATCAACTCTTACAGTCATGA
- a CDS encoding phosphoribosylanthranilate isomerase, with protein MIKIKVCGLTDLNNIQDIADLGVDYFGFIFYSPSARFAYHNLCSADFQKMIALNNKVAVFVNENEAKMNEIAMNCKANSIQLHGNESPELCKKLSEKYTVIKAISVHDKLDIAKMKEYQNACDYFLFDTKTPLHGGSGKKFNWNILASYHENIPFFLSGGINPDDAEAINSLAHPMLFGIDLNSLFEIKPGIKDTTKLKKIINQLKK; from the coding sequence ATGATAAAAATTAAAGTATGCGGATTGACAGATCTAAATAACATACAAGATATCGCTGATCTTGGGGTTGATTATTTTGGCTTTATTTTTTATTCGCCTTCAGCAAGATTTGCTTATCATAATTTATGTTCTGCTGATTTTCAAAAAATGATAGCATTGAATAATAAGGTAGCTGTTTTTGTTAATGAAAATGAGGCAAAGATGAATGAGATAGCCATGAATTGTAAGGCAAATAGCATTCAGTTGCACGGGAATGAATCTCCTGAACTGTGCAAAAAGTTATCTGAAAAATATACGGTTATCAAAGCAATTTCAGTCCATGACAAATTGGATATAGCCAAAATGAAAGAATATCAGAATGCCTGTGACTATTTTCTGTTTGATACAAAAACTCCATTGCATGGAGGATCAGGAAAAAAATTCAATTGGAATATTTTAGCATCATATCATGAAAACATACCGTTCTTTCTCAGTGGTGGCATAAACCCTGATGATGCAGAGGCCATTAATTCTCTTGCGCATCCTATGCTTTTTGGTATTGATCTCAATTCACTATTTGAAATCAAACCAGGAATCAAGGATACAACAAAGCTGAAAAAAATAATTAATCAATTAAAAAAATAG
- the trpB gene encoding tryptophan synthase subunit beta: MNQPIKGYYGEYGGAYIPEILYNNVHELEQNYLQIISSEEFQKEFDELLKNYVGRPTPLYRAKKLSEKYETNILLKREDLNHTGAHKINNAIGQVLLAKRMGKKRIIAETGAGQHGVATATVCALMNLACVVYMGQTDIERQSANVSRMKMLGAKIVPVFSGSKSLKDATNEAIRDWMNHTEDSYYLIGSVVGPHPYPDLVARLQSVISHEIKLQLKAEYNRSEPDYIIACIGGGSNAAGAFYHFIENEKVKLIGVEAAGKGVHSGFTAATMSIGKTGIIHGFKTKLIQNQDGQIMEAHSISAGLDYPGVGPLHAHLFDSGCAQFMNATDEEALHAALELTQAEGIIPALESAHALAVLKKIKFKRDDCVVMNLSGRGDKDLDTYINAFKLNQHEKQN, encoded by the coding sequence ATGAATCAACCGATTAAAGGATATTATGGAGAATATGGTGGAGCATACATTCCAGAAATATTATACAATAACGTACATGAGCTTGAGCAAAATTATCTTCAAATTATTTCAAGTGAAGAGTTTCAAAAAGAGTTTGATGAATTATTGAAAAACTATGTTGGACGGCCAACTCCGTTATATCGTGCAAAAAAATTATCAGAGAAATATGAGACAAATATTCTGCTCAAGCGTGAAGATTTAAATCACACCGGAGCACACAAAATAAATAATGCTATTGGACAAGTATTGTTGGCAAAACGCATGGGTAAAAAAAGAATAATTGCAGAAACCGGTGCCGGTCAGCATGGCGTGGCTACAGCAACTGTTTGTGCGCTCATGAACTTAGCCTGCGTGGTTTATATGGGACAGACGGATATAGAGAGGCAATCTGCAAACGTGAGTCGGATGAAAATGTTAGGAGCAAAAATAGTTCCTGTTTTTTCAGGGAGTAAATCATTAAAAGATGCTACCAATGAAGCTATTCGCGATTGGATGAATCACACTGAAGACTCGTACTATTTGATTGGTTCGGTTGTTGGTCCGCATCCGTATCCTGATTTGGTGGCAAGATTACAATCTGTGATCAGTCATGAAATTAAACTTCAATTGAAAGCAGAGTATAACCGATCAGAACCCGATTATATCATTGCATGCATAGGTGGAGGAAGTAATGCTGCCGGCGCATTTTATCACTTTATTGAAAATGAAAAAGTAAAATTGATTGGCGTAGAGGCTGCCGGAAAAGGTGTGCATTCAGGCTTTACTGCGGCTACCATGAGTATTGGAAAAACAGGAATCATTCACGGATTTAAAACAAAACTAATTCAAAACCAAGATGGTCAAATTATGGAGGCACATAGTATTTCTGCAGGGCTTGATTATCCAGGAGTTGGACCCTTGCATGCGCATTTGTTTGATTCGGGCTGCGCACAATTTATGAATGCCACAGATGAAGAAGCCTTGCATGCTGCATTGGAATTGACTCAGGCAGAAGGCATCATTCCTGCGTTGGAAAGTGCTCATGCATTAGCCGTCTTAAAAAAAATAAAATTTAAACGAGACGACTGTGTTGTCATGAATTTATCAGGCAGAGGAGATAAAGATTTGGATACCTACATCAACGCATTTAAATTAAATCAACATGAAAAACAGAATTGA
- a CDS encoding tryptophan synthase subunit alpha, which produces MKNRIDSLFQNKKENILSVFFTAGFPQLRDTLKIVESLDKAGVDMIEIGIPFSDPLADGKVIQQSSSQALANGMSLSLLFSQLENLRNHTDKPVLLMGYLNAVLQFGVEKFYQSCHACGVDGVILPDLPIEEFEKEHKLFAEKYAIHHVFLLSPLSLQNRIDEVKRVSGGFIYLVSANATTGNASENIDRVKEIMPKIGFTIPVLIGFGINNHEAFKRVCSISQGAIIGSEYIRRISSSDKIEQTTLQFINEIKNLS; this is translated from the coding sequence ATGAAAAACAGAATTGATTCTCTCTTTCAAAATAAAAAGGAAAATATTCTTTCCGTATTTTTTACAGCCGGTTTTCCGCAGCTCCGTGATACATTGAAAATTGTAGAATCACTAGACAAAGCCGGTGTTGATATGATTGAAATTGGTATTCCATTTTCTGATCCGCTGGCTGATGGAAAGGTGATTCAACAAAGTAGTTCGCAAGCTCTTGCAAACGGAATGAGCTTATCTCTTTTATTCAGTCAACTTGAAAACTTGCGGAATCATACAGATAAACCGGTATTACTGATGGGATACCTGAATGCTGTTTTGCAATTCGGTGTTGAGAAATTTTATCAATCTTGTCATGCTTGTGGAGTTGATGGTGTGATTCTGCCTGATTTACCGATTGAAGAATTTGAAAAAGAACATAAATTATTTGCAGAGAAATATGCGATTCATCACGTGTTTTTATTATCCCCCTTGTCATTACAAAATCGGATTGATGAAGTGAAACGCGTGTCAGGTGGATTTATCTACTTAGTATCAGCGAATGCGACAACAGGTAATGCATCCGAAAATATAGATAGAGTAAAAGAGATTATGCCAAAAATTGGGTTTACCATTCCTGTTTTAATTGGTTTTGGCATCAACAATCACGAGGCTTTCAAAAGGGTTTGTTCCATATCGCAGGGAGCAATCATAGGATCTGAATATATCCGCAGAATTTCTTCATCTGATAAGATTGAACAAACAACATTACAATTTATAAACGAAATAAAAAATCTATCATGA
- a CDS encoding bifunctional 3-deoxy-7-phosphoheptulonate synthase/chorismate mutase, translating into MIIQLRENISAIQQVEIETYLTNKNYLVKEVRTQLGHYLVCIGKIIFDIRAIGNMSGVKDIHVVSDSYQLVSKKWKTSYSSIALQDDLVIGGENPVIMAGPCSVESEDQMEKIADHLFKNNIRIMRGGVFKPRSSPYAFRGLGIEGLKIMHAVCKPRNIKIISEVMQESQLKEMEPYVDIFQVGARNSQNFNLLDALGEIDKPVLIKRGISGTIEELLHSAEYVFSKGNEKLILCERGIRTFENAYRNTFDINAIQVLKDKSHLPVIADPSHGVGLRDYVTKLALSSLVSGADGIIFEVHEKPEEALSDAQQTLNFFESELLVKKVNQLKAFFVD; encoded by the coding sequence ATGATCATTCAACTTAGAGAAAATATATCTGCCATACAGCAGGTAGAAATTGAAACGTATCTCACCAACAAAAATTATCTTGTAAAAGAAGTGCGTACACAATTGGGTCATTATCTGGTATGCATTGGAAAAATAATTTTTGATATACGTGCCATTGGTAATATGTCAGGTGTAAAAGATATTCACGTGGTATCAGACAGCTATCAACTTGTCAGCAAAAAATGGAAAACATCCTATTCAAGTATCGCATTGCAAGATGACCTTGTCATTGGTGGTGAAAATCCGGTCATCATGGCCGGTCCTTGCTCAGTAGAAAGTGAAGATCAAATGGAAAAAATTGCTGATCATCTCTTTAAAAATAATATTCGCATCATGCGCGGTGGAGTATTTAAACCACGTAGTTCGCCTTACGCTTTTAGAGGATTGGGAATTGAAGGATTAAAAATTATGCACGCCGTGTGCAAACCGAGAAATATTAAAATCATTTCTGAAGTAATGCAGGAATCACAACTAAAAGAAATGGAACCTTACGTAGATATTTTTCAAGTAGGTGCGCGCAATTCACAAAATTTTAATTTGCTGGATGCACTAGGTGAAATAGATAAACCTGTTCTGATCAAAAGAGGCATCAGCGGAACCATTGAAGAATTATTGCACTCAGCAGAATACGTTTTCAGCAAAGGAAATGAAAAACTAATTTTATGTGAACGTGGCATTAGAACTTTTGAAAATGCTTACCGCAATACGTTTGATATTAATGCAATTCAGGTTTTAAAAGATAAATCACATTTGCCTGTCATTGCTGATCCCTCACATGGTGTTGGGCTGCGCGATTATGTAACCAAATTAGCCCTGTCGTCACTAGTGAGCGGCGCCGACGGAATCATTTTTGAAGTACATGAAAAACCAGAAGAAGCACTTTCAGACGCACAACAAACGTTGAATTTTTTTGAATCAGAATTATTAGTGAAAAAAGTAAATCAGTTGAAAGCGTTTTTTGTAGATTAA
- a CDS encoding glycoside hydrolase family 3 protein, producing the protein MKKALLLIFICSSSIMVNAQRFSLEDFFVYDATLEQITDSIFDQLSDTARVGQMIIPAAGGHGKPTEHIHYLLEHNYAGGVLLLNGTKEGFTEMVKQFNQINGQNNGLPLLYSADAEPSLIGYKIKGCAPVKKANLMVSREEVRMYAQSICNDLKDIGINYNYAPVVDMSPNEAITYRSFGDNSDTAQIWSKIFIEETQRHGIVATAKHFPGHGYVVGDTHKQLVYIDGEMKEVGNYIPLIDAGVLSIMVAHIAIKNNDKYNTNDLPSTVSKNIVTDLLKGEMNFKGLVVTDALNMGGVASIPNCELKAAQAGCDLLLMPVNEEKAVLDILGEMQKDSAFKSQIYASVRKIIRLKICLGIVS; encoded by the coding sequence ATGAAAAAAGCACTACTCCTTATTTTTATTTGCAGTTCAAGTATCATGGTCAACGCGCAACGGTTTTCATTAGAAGATTTTTTTGTGTATGATGCCACCTTAGAGCAAATAACTGATAGCATTTTTGATCAGTTGTCTGATACAGCACGAGTGGGTCAAATGATCATACCGGCTGCAGGTGGACATGGAAAACCAACAGAACACATTCATTATTTATTGGAACACAATTATGCCGGTGGAGTGCTTTTGTTAAACGGAACCAAAGAAGGATTTACTGAAATGGTAAAACAATTCAACCAAATTAACGGACAAAACAACGGCTTGCCTCTCCTCTATTCTGCCGATGCTGAACCAAGTTTGATAGGTTATAAAATTAAAGGATGTGCCCCGGTAAAAAAAGCCAACCTGATGGTGAGCAGAGAAGAAGTGAGAATGTATGCGCAATCTATATGCAATGATTTGAAAGATATTGGAATCAATTACAACTATGCACCGGTTGTAGATATGTCACCAAATGAAGCCATCACGTACAGAAGTTTTGGAGACAATTCAGACACTGCTCAAATTTGGTCTAAAATTTTTATTGAAGAGACACAAAGACACGGCATTGTTGCAACCGCAAAACATTTTCCCGGGCATGGCTATGTTGTTGGAGACACCCATAAACAATTGGTTTATATTGATGGTGAAATGAAAGAAGTGGGTAATTACATTCCGCTTATTGATGCCGGAGTTTTATCTATCATGGTTGCGCACATTGCTATAAAAAACAATGACAAATACAACACAAACGACTTGCCATCTACCGTATCAAAAAACATTGTAACAGACCTGCTCAAAGGTGAAATGAATTTTAAAGGTTTGGTTGTGACAGATGCTTTGAACATGGGCGGTGTCGCATCCATCCCGAACTGTGAATTGAAGGCTGCACAAGCCGGTTGTGATTTACTGCTCATGCCTGTGAATGAAGAAAAGGCTGTCCTTGATATTTTGGGTGAAATGCAAAAAGACTCCGCGTTCAAATCTCAGATTTACGCATCAGTTAGAAAAATTATCCGTTTGAAAATTTGTTTGGGGATTGTTTCTTGA
- a CDS encoding PD40 domain-containing protein, with protein MKKLLYTFMLLILAVQTQGQDKDVPFDKRLFEDRKAEFDAAIKEIEEGDFYFYDGAASDLTISLEHYLKAQAFNPYSSMLNYKIGVCYLYSNQKFRSLSYLEFAYKVNPEVDPNIRFYLAQAHQLAGNFEEAIALYREHKDLLREGDEPQRNYINKKISECRTGQELKANPVRVWIDNLGDSINTEYPEFSPVISADNRVLFYTGRRPDSYGGAKDETGTFYEDIYASSRNYGEEWNGSENLGQPINSISHDATVGLAPDGKSLLIYKGINSKNGDIYITRENPDGTWQEPVSIGSNINTKYHESSASLSFDEKTLFFESDQPGGYGQHDIYVSYWDEEKQEWGPPQNLGPVINTEFEEKGVFFHPDNRTLYFSSNGHNNIGGLDIFKTVYDPETGQWSKPENIGYPINTPDDDIYFVVTGDTRYAYYSSYREGGFGEKDIYKITFLGEEKEPLIAEAEVVSNSDQTNYKPSLIKQFEDTKLFILKGTVFDGKTKVGISANLSITNSKTNQKVTDIITNPDGTYSVTLVPGETYAITVSGSSYTIASKTLPSTKDDNNKEIEMNFELYPPSAGTSFTLHNIYFDFDKSELRHESVDELDKLAKIMKENPTLVIELAGHTDRRGSAEYNMELSKQRAEVAKAYLVAKGIDPSRIKTTGYGESKPEVSGSEIDAMENNKDKEAAHQRNRRTVVSIISK; from the coding sequence ATGAAAAAACTGCTATATACCTTCATGTTATTGATTCTTGCTGTTCAAACCCAAGGACAGGATAAGGATGTGCCTTTTGACAAACGTCTTTTTGAAGATAGAAAAGCTGAGTTTGACGCAGCGATAAAAGAAATTGAAGAAGGAGATTTTTATTTCTATGACGGTGCAGCAAGTGATCTCACTATCTCATTAGAACATTATTTGAAAGCGCAAGCCTTCAATCCATACTCATCCATGCTCAACTATAAAATTGGAGTATGTTATTTATACAGCAACCAAAAATTCAGAAGCCTGTCTTATCTTGAATTCGCGTATAAAGTAAACCCAGAAGTTGATCCTAATATTCGCTTTTATTTAGCACAAGCTCATCAGCTTGCCGGAAATTTTGAAGAAGCCATAGCCTTGTATCGTGAACACAAAGATTTATTGCGTGAAGGAGATGAACCTCAGAGAAATTATATCAATAAAAAAATATCTGAGTGCAGAACAGGACAAGAGCTTAAAGCTAATCCCGTGAGAGTTTGGATTGACAACTTGGGAGACAGCATCAATACAGAATATCCTGAGTTTTCTCCTGTAATTTCTGCTGATAACCGTGTCTTATTTTACACCGGTCGTCGCCCTGATTCGTATGGCGGTGCAAAAGATGAAACCGGAACTTTTTATGAAGACATCTACGCATCATCCAGAAATTATGGTGAAGAGTGGAACGGGTCAGAAAATCTTGGACAACCCATTAATTCCATTTCGCATGATGCTACAGTTGGTTTAGCACCTGATGGTAAATCATTGTTAATTTACAAGGGCATCAACAGTAAAAACGGAGACATTTACATTACCCGTGAAAATCCGGATGGAACTTGGCAAGAACCTGTATCTATCGGATCAAACATCAATACAAAATATCATGAATCAAGTGCCTCCTTATCCTTTGATGAGAAAACTTTGTTCTTTGAATCTGATCAACCGGGAGGATATGGTCAACATGATATTTACGTTTCATACTGGGATGAAGAAAAACAAGAATGGGGACCGCCCCAAAATTTAGGCCCGGTTATCAATACTGAATTTGAAGAGAAAGGTGTTTTCTTTCACCCAGACAACAGAACCTTATATTTTTCATCTAACGGTCACAACAATATTGGCGGATTAGACATTTTCAAAACGGTATATGATCCGGAAACAGGGCAATGGTCAAAACCTGAAAACATTGGATATCCAATCAATACCCCGGATGATGATATTTATTTTGTTGTGACAGGTGATACACGTTACGCTTACTATTCATCTTACCGTGAAGGTGGATTTGGTGAAAAAGATATTTATAAAATTACTTTCCTTGGTGAAGAAAAAGAACCATTGATTGCAGAGGCTGAAGTAGTGAGCAATAGTGATCAAACAAATTATAAACCGAGTCTTATCAAACAATTTGAAGATACCAAACTTTTTATTTTGAAGGGAACTGTTTTTGACGGTAAAACAAAAGTTGGAATATCTGCCAATCTATCTATTACCAATTCAAAAACAAATCAAAAGGTAACTGACATTATCACAAATCCTGACGGAACATACAGCGTTACCTTGGTGCCCGGTGAAACGTATGCGATAACAGTTTCCGGCTCATCGTATACCATCGCTTCAAAAACATTACCATCAACTAAAGATGATAACAATAAAGAAATTGAAATGAATTTTGAATTGTATCCGCCATCAGCAGGTACTAGTTTCACATTACACAATATTTATTTTGATTTTGATAAATCTGAGTTGAGACATGAATCAGTAGACGAATTGGATAAGCTGGCAAAAATCATGAAAGAAAATCCAACCCTGGTAATTGAATTGGCAGGGCATACTGACCGCCGTGGTTCTGCAGAATACAACATGGAACTTTCTAAACAAAGAGCTGAAGTAGCTAAAGCATATCTTGTTGCAAAAGGCATTGATCCGTCACGCATCAAAACAACAGGATACGGAGAATCAAAACCAGAAGTATCAGGCAGTGAAATTGATGCCATGGAAAACAACAAAGACAAAGAAGCGGCACACCAACGAAACAGACGAACTGTGGTGAGCATCATCAGTAAGTAA
- a CDS encoding tetratricopeptide repeat protein: MKLTVLLISLLPLLSIAQSRRSMAARRAFDQGIEQYQAGNLDASLSSFNTAITEDSTFTEAYLNRSYIQLEQKKYSDAMTSVLKALDYNKFQAAIFVQAGVCSFYLEDYKACIDYFKQGISYGAKAESDYLFMARSFMKIGEFREAIVYFTKAIELNSSSESNYLERGAAYFEVGDYELAKTDFEKALSINPQSELGLTNMANVLLALGDNETAITYIDKAILDSDGDQKVQLLIMKGNYYKNIGDFENASLAYNEAYALDQQNAIILNNQAALLIKMNDFEGAFEKCNQAIELQPEMMEAYFNRGIANEMLRNVEAACLDWEQAFILGSSIAEEYLNSPVCTE, from the coding sequence ATGAAATTAACAGTTTTACTGATCAGTTTATTGCCTCTCCTAAGCATTGCCCAGTCACGCAGAAGTATGGCTGCGCGCAGAGCATTTGATCAGGGTATTGAGCAATACCAAGCAGGTAATCTGGACGCTTCATTGTCTTCATTCAATACGGCTATTACTGAAGATTCTACTTTTACTGAAGCTTATTTGAACAGATCATACATTCAGCTTGAACAAAAAAAATATTCAGATGCAATGACAAGTGTTTTGAAAGCACTTGACTACAATAAATTTCAGGCAGCAATCTTTGTTCAAGCCGGCGTTTGCTCATTCTATCTTGAAGATTATAAGGCCTGTATTGATTACTTTAAGCAGGGAATTTCATACGGTGCAAAGGCAGAGTCTGATTATCTTTTTATGGCACGCAGTTTTATGAAAATCGGTGAATTCAGAGAAGCAATTGTTTATTTCACCAAAGCAATAGAACTTAATTCAAGCAGTGAGTCAAACTATCTTGAGCGTGGTGCTGCATACTTTGAAGTAGGTGATTATGAATTGGCCAAAACAGATTTTGAAAAAGCATTAAGCATTAATCCACAATCAGAATTGGGGTTAACAAATATGGCAAATGTTCTGCTTGCGCTTGGAGATAATGAAACCGCAATCACCTATATTGATAAAGCAATTTTAGATTCAGACGGAGATCAAAAAGTGCAGCTTCTGATCATGAAAGGAAATTATTATAAAAACATTGGTGATTTTGAAAATGCATCACTTGCTTACAATGAAGCGTATGCCTTAGACCAGCAAAACGCTATTATTCTCAATAATCAAGCTGCATTATTAATTAAGATGAATGACTTTGAGGGGGCTTTTGAAAAATGTAATCAAGCCATTGAATTGCAACCTGAAATGATGGAAGCTTATTTTAATCGTGGTATTGCCAATGAGATGCTTAGAAATGTTGAGGCAGCCTGTTTAGACTGGGAACAAGCCTTCATTTTGGGTTCATCCATTGCAGAAGAATATCTTAACAGCCCCGTTTGTACTGAATAA
- a CDS encoding OmpA family protein, producing the protein MKKFLLTLLTLISVVMYAQDVPFEKDRFKERKEEFKAAMDELETGDALYYQYPADYEAAVVHYLKANAFNPSSGDLNYKIGICYRHFDKYQMKPYFEKAYNLKPTVSQDILYYLGWCYHLEGNWTKAIEYYNNFVGKATDPNVAELKTDAFKKIQECKNGQQLESKRARVWIDNIGPEINTQYPEYAPVISTDEALMIFTTRRPDNEEMTYGGYFEDLYVSERVDGVWGKSYPIGKPVNVKGQHDATIGLSPDGHTLYVYNDDRGNGDIYESTDEEGTWSQPKLMEKTINTDAHEPDASLTFDGKRLYFTSDKPGGQGGHDIYYSDWDEEKQRWGEAVNLGTVLNTPYDERSVFIHPDGETMYFASKGHNTMGGYDLFYTKLVNGVWTTPVNLGPPLNTPDDDVQLVVAGNGRFGYCSSYRSGGYGEKDIYLITFLGPEKMPVLSNEDNLIASITKPIKEKTEEPQLVSEGSNMAILTGIIRDEKTKQPLKAEVVLIDNEANKVIAEFTSDGETGKYLVSLPGGKNYGIAVRKDGYLFHSENFVIPDESGFRQYNKDVDLKKVEVGQTIVLRNIFFDLDKYTLRPESVNELERLLKLLQDNPTMKIEISGHTDTRGSAEHNQELSYNRAKAVVDYLVAHGIDAGRLTYAGYGETRTIISDAEITAMKSQNEREEAHQQNRRTEFKIISM; encoded by the coding sequence ATGAAAAAGTTTTTACTCACACTACTCACACTGATTTCAGTTGTCATGTATGCTCAAGATGTTCCGTTTGAAAAAGATCGTTTTAAAGAACGCAAAGAGGAATTCAAGGCAGCCATGGATGAATTAGAAACTGGTGATGCCCTTTATTATCAATATCCGGCCGACTATGAAGCAGCAGTAGTTCATTACCTTAAAGCTAATGCGTTTAATCCAAGTAGTGGTGATTTGAATTATAAGATTGGTATTTGTTATCGTCACTTTGACAAATATCAGATGAAACCTTATTTTGAGAAAGCATACAATTTAAAACCAACCGTGAGTCAGGATATTCTTTATTATCTGGGTTGGTGTTATCACCTTGAAGGCAACTGGACTAAGGCCATTGAGTACTACAATAATTTTGTCGGAAAGGCAACGGATCCAAATGTGGCAGAATTAAAAACAGATGCTTTCAAAAAAATTCAAGAATGTAAAAACGGTCAACAATTAGAGAGTAAAAGAGCACGTGTATGGATTGACAATATTGGTCCTGAAATTAATACGCAGTATCCTGAATACGCTCCTGTAATTTCAACTGACGAGGCCTTGATGATTTTTACAACACGCAGACCAGATAATGAGGAGATGACTTACGGTGGCTATTTTGAAGACTTATATGTCAGCGAACGAGTGGATGGAGTTTGGGGCAAATCATACCCTATTGGCAAGCCTGTTAACGTAAAAGGACAGCATGATGCAACCATTGGATTATCACCTGACGGACATACGCTGTATGTGTACAATGATGACCGTGGAAATGGTGACATCTACGAATCAACCGACGAAGAAGGAACTTGGTCACAACCGAAACTCATGGAGAAAACTATCAATACTGATGCTCATGAACCTGATGCGTCCTTGACATTTGATGGAAAACGTCTTTATTTTACCAGTGATAAGCCAGGCGGACAAGGCGGGCATGACATTTACTATTCTGATTGGGATGAAGAAAAACAACGCTGGGGTGAAGCAGTAAATTTGGGTACCGTATTAAATACACCCTATGATGAACGCAGTGTATTCATTCACCCTGATGGTGAAACCATGTATTTTGCATCCAAAGGACACAATACCATGGGAGGATATGATTTATTCTATACCAAATTAGTAAATGGCGTATGGACAACACCTGTAAATTTGGGGCCGCCGTTAAATACACCAGATGACGATGTACAATTAGTGGTTGCAGGTAATGGTCGTTTTGGTTATTGTTCTTCATATCGTTCAGGTGGATACGGAGAAAAAGACATTTATCTCATTACATTTTTAGGACCGGAAAAAATGCCTGTCTTATCAAATGAAGACAATCTAATTGCATCAATAACTAAACCTATCAAAGAAAAAACTGAAGAGCCACAATTGGTGAGTGAAGGAAGTAATATGGCTATTCTTACCGGTATTATTCGCGATGAAAAAACAAAGCAACCATTAAAAGCAGAAGTTGTTTTGATTGACAACGAGGCCAACAAAGTAATTGCTGAGTTCACATCAGACGGTGAGACCGGAAAATATTTGGTGTCATTACCCGGTGGAAAAAATTATGGAATTGCCGTGAGAAAAGACGGATATCTTTTCCACTCTGAAAACTTTGTTATTCCTGATGAAAGCGGATTCAGACAATACAATAAAGATGTTGATCTGAAAAAAGTAGAAGTAGGACAAACCATTGTATTGAGAAATATCTTTTTTGATCTTGATAAATATACCTTGCGCCCTGAATCAGTCAATGAATTGGAACGATTGTTAAAACTGCTGCAAGATAATCCAACCATGAAAATTGAAATTTCAGGACATACCGATACCCGAGGAAGTGCAGAACATAACCAAGAACTATCATACAACCGGGCAAAGGCGGTTGTTGATTACTTAGTTGCTCATGGAATTGATGCCGGCAGATTAACGTATGCAGGGTATGGTGAAACACGCACTATTATTTCAGATGCAGAAATTACGGCAATGAAATCTCAAAATGAGCGTGAAGAGGCTCACCAGCAGAACAGACGGACTGAATTCAAAATCATCAGTATGTAA